Proteins encoded within one genomic window of Citrobacter amalonaticus Y19:
- the glpQ gene encoding glycerophosphodiester phosphodiesterase, which produces MKTALKKLSLTLIMAGAVMGSHALAASTTDKVVIAHRGASGYLPEHTLPAKAMAYAQGADYLEQDLVMTKDDQLVVLHDHYLDRVTDVAERFPDRARKDGRYYAIDFTLDEIKSLKFTEGFDLENGKKVQTYPGRFPMGKSDFRVHTFAEEIEFIQGLNHSTGKNIGIYPEIKAPWFHHQEGKDIAAKTLEVLKKYGYSDKQDKVYLQSFDVAELKRIRNELEPKMGMDLNLVQLIAYSDWNETQEKQPDGSWVNYNYDWMFKPGAMKQVAEYADGIGPDYHMLIDETSKKGNIILTGMVQDAHQNKMTVHPYTVRADQLPDYTTDVNQLYDILYNQAGVDGLFTDFPDKAVMFLRKE; this is translated from the coding sequence ATGAAGACCGCACTGAAAAAACTGAGTCTGACGCTGATAATGGCGGGCGCGGTAATGGGAAGTCATGCGCTGGCGGCCAGCACCACGGATAAAGTGGTGATTGCCCACCGTGGCGCGAGTGGATATCTGCCGGAACATACGCTGCCTGCGAAAGCGATGGCCTATGCGCAGGGGGCAGATTATCTGGAGCAGGATCTGGTGATGACCAAAGACGACCAACTGGTCGTTCTGCATGACCATTACCTGGATCGCGTGACTGATGTCGCTGAGCGTTTCCCCGATCGGGCGCGCAAAGACGGTCGCTACTACGCCATCGACTTTACCCTGGACGAAATCAAATCCCTGAAGTTTACCGAAGGGTTTGATCTGGAAAACGGCAAGAAGGTACAGACCTATCCTGGCCGCTTCCCGATGGGTAAATCAGATTTCCGCGTACATACCTTTGCCGAAGAGATCGAGTTTATTCAGGGGTTGAACCATTCCACCGGCAAGAACATTGGTATCTATCCGGAGATCAAAGCGCCGTGGTTCCATCATCAGGAAGGGAAGGACATCGCGGCTAAAACGCTGGAAGTGCTGAAAAAGTACGGTTACAGCGACAAGCAGGACAAGGTCTATTTGCAAAGTTTTGATGTGGCGGAACTCAAGCGCATCAGAAATGAGCTGGAACCCAAAATGGGGATGGACCTGAACCTGGTACAGCTGATCGCGTACAGCGACTGGAATGAAACCCAGGAGAAGCAGCCGGACGGCAGTTGGGTTAATTACAACTACGACTGGATGTTTAAACCCGGGGCGATGAAGCAGGTGGCGGAGTATGCGGACGGCATTGGGCCGGACTACCACATGCTGATTGATGAGACGTCGAAGAAAGGCAATATCATTCTGACGGGCATGGTGCAGGACGCCCATCAGAATAAGATGACGGTTCATCCTTATACGGTGCGCGCCGATCAGTTGCCGGACTACACGACGGATGTGAATCAACTGTATGACATCCTGTACAACCAGGCGGGTGTGGACGGGCTGTTCACCGACTTCCCCGACAAAGCGGTGATGTTCTTACGTAAAGAGTAA
- the ubiG gene encoding bifunctional 2-polyprenyl-6-hydroxyphenol methylase/3-demethylubiquinol 3-O-methyltransferase UbiG: MNAVKPPVNHNVDHEEIAKFEAVASRWWDLEGEFKPLHRINPLRLGYIAERAGGLFGKKVLDVGCGGGILAESMAREGATVTGLDMGSEPLQVAKLHALESGIQVEYVQETVEEHAAKHAHQYDVVTCMEMLEHVPDPQSVVRACAQLVKPGGEVFFSTLNRNGKSWLMAVVGAEYILRMVPKGTHDVKKFIKPAELLGWVDQTVLQERHITGLHFNPITNTFKLGPGVDVNYMVHTTAKAE, encoded by the coding sequence ATGAATGCCGTAAAACCACCGGTAAACCACAACGTTGACCACGAAGAAATTGCCAAGTTTGAAGCAGTCGCGTCTCGCTGGTGGGATCTGGAAGGCGAATTTAAACCGTTGCATCGCATTAACCCACTGCGACTGGGTTACATTGCTGAACGCGCAGGCGGCCTGTTTGGTAAAAAGGTGCTTGATGTGGGCTGCGGCGGCGGCATTCTGGCAGAGAGTATGGCCCGTGAAGGTGCCACGGTGACCGGTCTGGATATGGGCTCTGAGCCTTTGCAGGTCGCCAAACTGCATGCGCTGGAAAGTGGCATTCAGGTGGAGTACGTGCAGGAAACCGTAGAAGAACACGCGGCGAAACATGCCCATCAGTATGACGTAGTGACCTGCATGGAAATGCTGGAGCATGTGCCCGATCCGCAATCGGTGGTCAGAGCCTGTGCCCAACTGGTCAAACCCGGCGGCGAGGTGTTCTTCTCAACCCTTAACCGCAATGGCAAATCCTGGCTGATGGCCGTTGTCGGCGCGGAATATATTTTGCGCATGGTGCCGAAAGGCACGCATGATGTTAAAAAATTTATTAAGCCTGCGGAGCTGTTAGGCTGGGTGGATCAGACGGTATTACAGGAGCGCCATATCACCGGATTGCATTTCAACCCTATCACCAACACCTTCAAGCTTGGTCCCGGCGTTGATGTGAACTATATGGTGCACACCACGGCGAAGGCGGAATAA
- the nrdA gene encoding class 1a ribonucleoside-diphosphate reductase subunit alpha, with protein MNQSLLVTKRDGSTERINLDKIHRVLDWAAEGLNNVSISQVELRSHIQFYDGIKTSDIHETIIKAAADLISREAPDYQYLAARLAIFHLRKKAYGEFEPPKLFDHVVKMVEMGKYDNHLLEDYTEEEFKQMDSFIVHDRDMTFSYAAVKQLEGKYLVQNRVTGEIYESAQFLYILVAACLFSNYPRETRLEYVKRFYDAVSTFKISLPTPIMSGVRTPTRQFSSCVLIECGDSLDSINATSSAIVKYVSQRAGIGINAGRIRALGSPIRGGEAFHTGCIPFYKHFQTAVKSCSQGGVRGGAATLFYPMWHLEVESLLVLKNNRGVEGNRVRHMDYGVQINKLMYTRLLKGGDITLFSPSDVPGLYDAFFADQDEFERLYVKYEQDDSIRKQRVKAVELFSLMMQERASTGRIYIQNVDHCNTHSPFDPQVAPVRQSNLCLEIALPTKPLMDVNDENGEIALCTLSAFNLGAINSLEELEELAVLAVRALDALLDYQDYPIPAAKRGAMGRRTLGIGVINFAYWLAKNGKRYSDGSANNLTHKTFEAIQYYLLKASNELAIEQGACPWFNETTYAQGILPIDTYKKDLDAITNEPLHHDWEALRESIKTFGLRNSTLSALMPSETSSQISNATNGIEPPRGYVSIKASKDGILRQVVPDYEHLGNAYELLWEMPGNDGYLQLVGIMQKFIDQSISANTNYDPSRFPSGKVPMQQLLKDLLTAYKFGVKTLYYQNTRDGAEDAQDDLVPSIQDDGCESGACKI; from the coding sequence ATGAATCAGAGTCTGCTGGTGACAAAGCGTGATGGTAGTACAGAGCGCATCAATCTCGACAAAATCCATCGGGTTCTGGATTGGGCGGCAGAAGGACTGAATAACGTATCGATTTCTCAGGTCGAACTGCGCTCCCACATCCAGTTTTATGACGGTATCAAGACCTCCGATATTCATGAAACCATCATTAAAGCGGCAGCGGATCTAATCTCTCGCGAAGCGCCGGATTATCAGTACCTGGCGGCGCGCCTGGCGATTTTCCATCTGCGTAAAAAAGCCTACGGCGAGTTCGAACCGCCGAAACTGTTTGACCATGTGGTGAAAATGGTTGAAATGGGCAAATACGACAATCATCTGCTGGAAGACTACACGGAAGAAGAGTTCAAGCAGATGGACTCGTTCATCGTACACGACCGTGATATGACCTTCTCCTACGCCGCCGTTAAGCAGCTGGAAGGGAAATATCTGGTACAGAACCGTGTCACCGGTGAGATCTACGAAAGCGCCCAGTTCCTCTATATTCTGGTGGCGGCTTGCCTGTTCTCTAACTACCCGCGTGAAACCCGTCTGGAATACGTAAAACGTTTTTATGACGCGGTGTCGACGTTCAAAATTTCTCTGCCGACGCCGATTATGTCCGGCGTTCGTACCCCGACGCGCCAGTTCAGCTCCTGTGTGCTGATCGAGTGCGGCGACAGCCTGGACTCGATCAACGCCACCTCCAGCGCGATTGTAAAATATGTCTCCCAACGCGCCGGTATCGGCATCAACGCCGGTCGTATCCGTGCGCTGGGTAGCCCGATCCGTGGCGGCGAAGCGTTCCACACCGGCTGTATCCCGTTCTACAAACACTTCCAGACCGCCGTGAAATCCTGCTCTCAGGGCGGCGTACGCGGCGGTGCTGCCACGCTGTTCTACCCGATGTGGCATCTGGAAGTGGAAAGCCTGCTGGTGCTGAAAAACAACCGTGGCGTCGAAGGCAACCGCGTTCGTCACATGGATTACGGCGTACAAATCAACAAGCTGATGTACACCCGACTGCTGAAAGGCGGTGACATTACACTCTTCAGCCCGTCCGATGTTCCGGGGCTGTATGACGCTTTCTTCGCCGATCAGGATGAATTCGAACGCCTGTACGTGAAATACGAGCAAGACGACAGCATCCGCAAACAGCGTGTCAAAGCCGTTGAACTGTTCTCGCTGATGATGCAGGAACGCGCCTCTACGGGTCGTATCTACATTCAGAACGTTGACCACTGCAACACCCACAGCCCGTTCGATCCGCAGGTCGCGCCGGTACGCCAGTCCAACCTGTGCCTGGAAATCGCCCTGCCCACCAAACCGCTGATGGATGTGAACGACGAAAACGGTGAAATAGCCCTGTGTACGCTCTCCGCATTCAACCTCGGGGCGATCAACAGCCTCGAGGAACTGGAAGAGCTGGCGGTGCTGGCCGTTCGCGCCCTCGATGCGCTGTTAGATTATCAGGACTACCCGATCCCGGCGGCCAAACGCGGGGCGATGGGTCGTCGTACGCTGGGTATTGGCGTGATTAACTTTGCTTACTGGCTGGCGAAAAACGGTAAGCGTTACTCCGACGGCAGCGCCAACAACCTGACGCACAAGACGTTTGAAGCCATTCAGTACTATTTACTGAAGGCCTCTAACGAACTGGCTATCGAACAAGGCGCCTGCCCGTGGTTTAACGAAACCACCTACGCGCAGGGCATTCTGCCGATCGACACCTACAAGAAAGATCTGGATGCCATCACCAACGAACCGCTGCATCATGACTGGGAAGCGCTTCGTGAGTCCATCAAGACCTTTGGTCTGCGTAACTCAACGCTCTCTGCCCTGATGCCGTCCGAGACCTCTTCGCAGATCTCGAACGCCACTAACGGTATTGAACCGCCGCGCGGCTACGTCAGCATTAAAGCGTCGAAAGACGGTATTCTGCGTCAGGTCGTGCCAGACTACGAGCACCTGGGCAACGCCTATGAACTGCTGTGGGAAATGCCGGGTAACGACGGCTATCTGCAACTGGTTGGTATCATGCAGAAATTTATCGATCAGTCGATTTCGGCCAACACCAACTACGATCCGTCACGCTTCCCGTCAGGAAAAGTGCCGATGCAGCAGTTGCTGAAAGACCTGCTCACCGCCTATAAGTTCGGGGTCAAAACGCTGTATTATCAGAACACCCGCGACGGCGCGGAAGATGCCCAGGACGATCTGGTGCCCTCCATTCAGGATGATGGCTGCGAAAGCGGCGCATGTAAGATCTGA
- the yfaE gene encoding ferredoxin-like diferric-tyrosyl radical cofactor maintenance protein YfaE: MGRVTLRITGTQLLCQDEHPSLLAALESHNVDVEYQCREGYCGSCRTRLIAGQVDWIAEPLAFIQPGEILPCCCRAKGDIEIEM; this comes from the coding sequence ATGGGACGCGTCACACTGCGCATCACTGGCACACAGTTGCTGTGCCAGGATGAACATCCTTCCCTGCTCGCCGCGCTTGAGTCGCACAACGTTGACGTGGAATACCAGTGTCGCGAAGGCTATTGCGGCTCATGCCGCACCCGGCTGATTGCCGGTCAGGTCGACTGGATCGCCGAGCCTTTAGCGTTCATTCAGCCAGGCGAAATTTTGCCCTGCTGTTGCAGGGCAAAAGGCGACATCGAAATTGAGATGTAA
- the inaA gene encoding lipopolysaccharide kinase InaA — MVQEEFNHWWATEGDWVEEPNYRRKGMSGVQCIERDGKRLYVKRMTQHLFHSVRYPFGRPTIVREIEVINELARAGVIVPKIVYGKATKIDGEWRALLITEDMKGFVSIEEWYKQHALTPYPDEVRDAMLKAVALAFKKMHSVNRQHGCCYVRHIYVKTEGTVEAGFLDLEKSRRRLRRHKAAQHDFSQLEKYLSPIPRADWEQVKAYYYAL, encoded by the coding sequence ATGGTGCAGGAAGAGTTTAATCACTGGTGGGCAACGGAAGGCGATTGGGTTGAAGAACCGAATTATCGACGCAAAGGGATGAGCGGTGTGCAATGCATCGAACGTGACGGAAAGAGACTGTATGTGAAACGGATGACTCAACACCTGTTTCACTCGGTACGCTATCCCTTCGGGCGTCCGACGATTGTGCGCGAAATCGAGGTGATCAACGAACTGGCCCGCGCGGGCGTTATCGTGCCGAAAATTGTCTATGGCAAAGCGACAAAAATTGACGGTGAGTGGCGTGCGCTACTGATCACCGAAGATATGAAAGGCTTTGTGAGCATCGAGGAGTGGTATAAACAGCATGCACTGACGCCCTATCCTGATGAGGTGCGCGACGCGATGCTGAAAGCGGTCGCGCTGGCTTTTAAAAAGATGCATAGCGTGAATCGTCAGCACGGCTGCTGCTACGTACGTCATATCTATGTGAAAACGGAAGGGACGGTAGAAGCCGGGTTCTTAGATCTGGAAAAAAGCCGCCGTCGTTTGCGTCGCCATAAAGCGGCACAGCATGACTTCTCCCAGCTTGAGAAGTACCTGAGTCCCATCCCGAGAGCGGACTGGGAACAGGTGAAAGCCTATTATTACGCGCTGTAA
- the nrdB gene encoding class Ia ribonucleoside-diphosphate reductase subunit beta, whose translation MAYTTFSQTKNDQLLEPMFFGQPVNVARYDQQKYDIFEKLIEKQLSFFWRPEEVDVSRDRIDYQALPEHEKHIFISNLKYQTLLDSIQGRSPNVALLPLISIPELETWVETWAFSETIHSRSYTHIIRNIVNDPAIVFDDIVTNEQIQKRAEGISSYYDELIEMTSYWHLLGEGTHTVNGKTVTVNLRVLKKKLYLCLMSVNALEAIRFYVSFACSFAFAERELMEGNAKIIRLIARDEALHLTGTQHMLNLLRSGVDDPEMAEIAEECKQECYDLFVQAALQEKEWADYLFRDGSMIGLNKDILCQYVEYITNIRMQAVGLDLPFQTRSNPIPWINTWLVSDNVQVAPQEVEVSSYLVGQIDSEVDTDDLSNFQL comes from the coding sequence ATGGCATACACCACTTTTTCACAGACGAAAAATGACCAGCTTCTGGAACCGATGTTTTTTGGTCAGCCGGTTAACGTGGCCCGCTACGATCAGCAAAAATATGACATCTTCGAAAAGCTGATCGAAAAACAACTCTCGTTCTTCTGGCGCCCTGAAGAGGTTGACGTTTCCCGCGACCGCATCGACTACCAGGCACTGCCGGAGCATGAAAAACACATTTTTATCAGCAACCTGAAGTACCAGACGCTGCTGGACTCTATCCAGGGACGTAGCCCAAACGTGGCGCTGTTGCCGCTGATCTCCATTCCGGAACTGGAAACCTGGGTCGAAACCTGGGCCTTCTCCGAGACCATTCACTCGCGCTCTTACACCCATATTATCCGCAATATCGTTAACGATCCGGCCATCGTGTTTGATGACATCGTCACCAACGAGCAGATCCAGAAACGCGCGGAAGGGATTTCCAGCTATTACGATGAGCTGATCGAGATGACCAGCTACTGGCATCTGCTGGGCGAAGGGACGCACACCGTGAACGGCAAAACCGTCACCGTGAACCTGCGCGTGCTGAAGAAAAAACTGTATCTGTGCCTGATGAGCGTCAACGCGCTGGAAGCGATTCGCTTCTACGTCAGCTTCGCCTGCTCATTCGCTTTCGCTGAACGCGAACTGATGGAAGGCAACGCCAAAATCATTCGCCTGATTGCCCGTGACGAAGCGCTGCACCTGACCGGCACTCAGCACATGCTGAACCTGCTGCGCAGCGGCGTTGACGATCCGGAAATGGCGGAAATTGCTGAAGAGTGTAAGCAGGAGTGCTATGACCTGTTTGTACAGGCGGCCTTACAGGAAAAAGAGTGGGCAGACTACCTGTTCCGCGACGGTTCGATGATCGGCCTGAACAAAGACATTCTTTGCCAGTATGTCGAATACATCACCAACATTCGTATGCAAGCGGTCGGTCTGGATCTGCCGTTCCAGACCCGTTCAAACCCGATTCCGTGGATCAACACCTGGCTGGTGTCCGATAACGTTCAGGTGGCCCCGCAGGAAGTGGAAGTAAGCTCTTATCTGGTCGGGCAGATCGACTCCGAAGTCGATACTGACGATCTGAGCAATTTCCAGCTCTGA